From a single Artemia franciscana unplaced genomic scaffold, ASM3288406v1 Scaffold_1884, whole genome shotgun sequence genomic region:
- the LOC136042737 gene encoding beta-glucuronidase-like isoform X1, translating to MKGLIIFSIYAVALSKVRYSVLRQGCSRDVLIYTDLLDENGSTVASSFGIKKEMCFKRPKLWWPKMMNERPGYLYTLKIHLKDGEVEDFYRLKVGIRSISWNISGIFVNHGLERMKIFGDYVTEIDALLTNWPFLGPCIAE from the exons ATGAAGGggctaataatattttcaatatatgcTGTAGCTCTGA gtaAAGTACGGTATTCTGTACTTCGTCAAGGATGCTCAAGAGACGTATTAATATACACAGATTTACTGGATGAAAACGGATCAACTGTTGCTTCAAGTTTCGGAATTAAGAAAGAAATGTGTTTTAAAAGACCCAAATTGTGGTGGCCAAAAATGATGAATGAACGACCTGGATATCTTTATACTTTGAAG ATTCATTTGAAAGACGGTGAGGTTGAGGATTTCTATCGGTTGAAAGTTGGAATTCGATCGATTAGCTGGAATATCTCAGGCATTTTTGTCAATCATGGTTTGGAAAGAATGAAGATTTTCGG GGATTATGTAACAGAAATTGATGCTTTGCTCACAAACTGGCCCTTCCTTGGTCCTTGCATAGCAGAGTGA
- the LOC136042737 gene encoding beta-glucuronidase-like isoform X3, with product MKGLIIFSIYAVALSKVRYSVLRQGCSRDVLIYTDLLDENGSTVASSFGIKKEMCFKRPKLWWPKMMNERPGYLYTLKIHLKDGEVEDFYRLKVGIRSISWNISGIFVNHGLERMKIFG from the exons ATGAAGGggctaataatattttcaatatatgcTGTAGCTCTGA gtaAAGTACGGTATTCTGTACTTCGTCAAGGATGCTCAAGAGACGTATTAATATACACAGATTTACTGGATGAAAACGGATCAACTGTTGCTTCAAGTTTCGGAATTAAGAAAGAAATGTGTTTTAAAAGACCCAAATTGTGGTGGCCAAAAATGATGAATGAACGACCTGGATATCTTTATACTTTGAAG ATTCATTTGAAAGACGGTGAGGTTGAGGATTTCTATCGGTTGAAAGTTGGAATTCGATCGATTAGCTGGAATATCTCAGGCATTTTTGTCAATCATGGTTTGGAAAGAATGAAGATTTTCGG
- the LOC136042737 gene encoding beta-glucuronidase-like isoform X2, whose amino-acid sequence MLIIKNGKVRYSVLRQGCSRDVLIYTDLLDENGSTVASSFGIKKEMCFKRPKLWWPKMMNERPGYLYTLKIHLKDGEVEDFYRLKVGIRSISWNISGIFVNHGLERMKIFGDYVTEIDALLTNWPFLGPCIAE is encoded by the exons gtaAAGTACGGTATTCTGTACTTCGTCAAGGATGCTCAAGAGACGTATTAATATACACAGATTTACTGGATGAAAACGGATCAACTGTTGCTTCAAGTTTCGGAATTAAGAAAGAAATGTGTTTTAAAAGACCCAAATTGTGGTGGCCAAAAATGATGAATGAACGACCTGGATATCTTTATACTTTGAAG ATTCATTTGAAAGACGGTGAGGTTGAGGATTTCTATCGGTTGAAAGTTGGAATTCGATCGATTAGCTGGAATATCTCAGGCATTTTTGTCAATCATGGTTTGGAAAGAATGAAGATTTTCGG GGATTATGTAACAGAAATTGATGCTTTGCTCACAAACTGGCCCTTCCTTGGTCCTTGCATAGCAGAGTGA